A stretch of Acetonema longum DSM 6540 DNA encodes these proteins:
- a CDS encoding N-6 DNA methylase, whose protein sequence is MAQLAKTRQELETLVLQQITANMAAWKAFLGTVGRMYKYPYTDQLMIHAQRPQAQACAEMELWNRCFHRRIKRGAKGIALFFQDGRWQKIKYVFELSDTYKKDAAAPPVLLWTLEETGEQVVCQALKDRYSHAENSFLSLISAIAAQLITKGVGKNNFLASLPADSHQWEKQELEYRLRNFIVDSTCYAIFSRCQIESAVSLAEYETLLPAISTRDSILHVAELVSYCTANLLRVIEGAIKAPQPLKPVGASPVKLHVVTKPEPPLPEPEISMQTPENSTVSPQPLPLEETVLTTPPPAAAGENFALTVKSYPPGAKARYQRTVSALALLKQLEATNRQATREEQEILAGYAGWGGLSQVFAPNNLTWKQEYQEVHELLTEKEYRSARASILTAFYTPLPIIQAMYDGVRRLGFKGGKILEPSCGIGNFIGAMPEALKKTSCFYGVEIDELTARIAKQLYPAGAIQNIGFEKAKFPNDTFDLVIGNVPFGNFAVYDPTYKDKLSIHEYFLAKSLDVLKDGALLALIASKFLLDKKGSAFREYLAKRAHLLAALRLPDTAFLQAGTNVPMDILFFRKTAAASEPDWLELGETAGGIEINRYYLERPGHILGMLIKSNHRFSGGSTCIPKKEELALLLANVMESWQACPPQSQANELSNQSPAPIDGRLADSCSESQNISLFDLEARPLIPETPIGIMTAAPDIVTPPVRKEAPLPSEQPPQKPVISVDLFDQEEEAVPKTLKAPDTVRNFSYMLQDKHLYYREDNELVLQEVSDGTYCRITALIALRDLVYDLLFVQLHSLNAALIQAKQALLTQRYDAFVRTCGLINSRVNKLAFAEDCSYYLLCSLEILDEDGNFERKADIFTKRTIAPHQPVTQVETASEALTVSMNEKGKADLSFMAALL, encoded by the coding sequence ATGGCTCAATTGGCAAAAACGCGCCAAGAATTAGAAACGCTGGTGTTACAGCAAATTACAGCGAATATGGCGGCCTGGAAAGCTTTCTTGGGAACCGTCGGCAGAATGTACAAATACCCCTACACCGACCAGCTCATGATCCATGCGCAGCGCCCGCAGGCACAGGCCTGCGCTGAAATGGAACTCTGGAACCGCTGCTTTCACCGGCGCATTAAACGCGGGGCAAAAGGCATCGCTTTATTTTTCCAAGACGGACGCTGGCAGAAAATCAAGTATGTTTTTGAACTCAGCGACACCTACAAAAAAGACGCCGCTGCCCCGCCGGTCCTCTTATGGACCTTGGAGGAAACCGGCGAACAGGTAGTTTGCCAGGCGTTGAAAGACCGATATAGCCATGCAGAAAACAGCTTTTTGTCGCTGATTTCAGCTATCGCCGCGCAATTGATTACTAAGGGAGTTGGTAAAAATAACTTCCTTGCCAGCCTGCCGGCCGACTCTCACCAGTGGGAAAAACAAGAACTGGAATACCGTCTGCGGAATTTCATCGTTGACAGCACCTGTTACGCCATATTTTCCCGCTGCCAGATAGAATCTGCCGTATCGCTGGCCGAATACGAGACACTGCTGCCCGCTATTTCAACAAGGGACAGCATCTTGCATGTCGCAGAATTGGTCAGTTATTGTACGGCAAACCTGCTGCGCGTCATCGAAGGCGCCATTAAAGCACCGCAGCCATTGAAACCGGTTGGGGCATCACCTGTAAAACTTCATGTTGTGACGAAACCCGAACCACCCCTGCCGGAACCGGAAATTAGTATGCAAACGCCGGAAAATTCAACTGTTTCCCCGCAGCCGTTGCCGCTGGAAGAAACAGTACTGACAACGCCCCCGCCCGCCGCTGCCGGCGAGAACTTTGCTTTAACAGTGAAAAGTTATCCGCCGGGGGCAAAGGCCCGCTACCAACGCACAGTAAGCGCCTTAGCGCTCTTGAAGCAGTTGGAAGCAACGAACAGGCAGGCAACCCGGGAAGAACAAGAGATTTTAGCCGGGTACGCCGGCTGGGGCGGACTTTCCCAAGTCTTTGCGCCGAATAATCTGACCTGGAAACAAGAATATCAGGAAGTTCATGAACTATTGACCGAAAAAGAGTACCGGTCAGCCCGCGCTTCCATCCTAACGGCCTTTTACACGCCGCTGCCGATTATCCAGGCCATGTATGACGGTGTCCGCCGGCTCGGATTCAAAGGCGGTAAAATTCTGGAACCTTCCTGCGGAATTGGAAACTTCATCGGCGCGATGCCGGAAGCACTGAAAAAAACCTCATGCTTTTACGGCGTAGAAATCGATGAGCTTACCGCCCGTATCGCCAAACAGTTGTATCCGGCGGGAGCGATTCAAAACATCGGCTTTGAAAAAGCAAAATTCCCGAATGACACTTTCGATCTGGTGATCGGAAATGTACCATTCGGGAATTTTGCCGTTTATGACCCTACCTACAAGGATAAATTGTCCATCCATGAGTATTTTTTGGCAAAATCATTGGATGTGCTAAAGGACGGTGCGCTGTTGGCCCTGATCGCCAGCAAATTTTTACTGGATAAAAAAGGCTCCGCCTTCCGTGAATACCTGGCCAAACGCGCGCATTTACTAGCCGCTCTCCGCCTGCCGGATACGGCCTTTCTCCAGGCCGGCACCAATGTTCCCATGGACATTTTGTTCTTCCGGAAAACAGCCGCCGCTTCAGAGCCAGATTGGCTGGAGCTGGGTGAAACCGCGGGCGGAATTGAGATCAACCGCTATTACCTTGAGCGCCCTGGCCATATTTTAGGTATGCTCATCAAGAGCAACCACCGCTTTTCCGGCGGCAGCACCTGCATTCCGAAGAAAGAAGAACTGGCCTTGCTGTTGGCCAACGTCATGGAAAGCTGGCAGGCCTGCCCTCCCCAGAGTCAAGCTAACGAATTATCTAACCAGTCCCCCGCTCCCATCGATGGCAGACTTGCGGACAGTTGCTCCGAATCTCAGAACATCTCCCTGTTTGACCTGGAAGCAAGACCGCTTATTCCGGAAACGCCAATCGGAATAATGACGGCAGCGCCAGATATTGTTACGCCGCCTGTAAGGAAAGAAGCCCCTTTACCTTCAGAGCAGCCCCCACAGAAGCCGGTGATTTCGGTTGACCTGTTTGATCAGGAAGAGGAAGCTGTCCCTAAAACGCTGAAAGCGCCGGACACCGTCCGAAATTTTTCTTATATGCTCCAGGATAAGCACCTGTATTACCGCGAGGATAACGAGCTTGTTTTACAGGAGGTCTCAGACGGCACCTATTGCCGGATCACGGCGCTGATTGCCTTGCGGGATCTTGTCTATGACCTGTTATTTGTGCAGCTGCATTCGCTGAATGCAGCTTTAATCCAAGCAAAGCAGGCGTTATTAACCCAACGGTATGATGCTTTTGTCCGCACCTGCGGCTTGATCAACAGCCGCGTCAACAAACTTGCTTTTGCCGAGGATTGCTCCTATTATCTGCTTTGCTCACTCGAAATACTGGACGAAGACGGCAACTTTGAGCGCAAGGCGGATATCTTCACCAAGCGGACTATCGCGCCCCACCAGCCGGTGACGCAGGTGGAAACGGCCAGTGAGGCGCTTACCGTATCGATGAACGAAAAAGGGAAAGCCGATCTATCCTTTATGGCAGCCCTGCT